The Ananas comosus cultivar F153 linkage group 7, ASM154086v1, whole genome shotgun sequence genome has a window encoding:
- the LOC109712387 gene encoding uncharacterized protein LOC109712387 — MARRRRRRAAYYNVSYARSQPANPSVSYEHRPRSPETIHRHYADAAPAPYEPSASSSSSAYPYHGYPYPAQPSSDSYPYPGPYMSYGGNGGGGGGFGGYFGSASPPPYGPPPAAAAPPASRAPPPPPPSPPRPSTWDFLNPFEVYDSYYASSPYTPSRSSKEVREEEGIPDLEDEEHEVVKEAYGDRKSSASVSAPEKGDLLGKGVMGVSSEEGRISIGEGSSSGSSISSGHDVHVVEKSVVGNEVQKPEDVRRKATRTYHDDSEVAEEIKAQFEKASESANQLSKMLEVGKRPYLQKKSLYKVSVRMICGLPSLPSSSMNEDLMHFEEDKAMGCGNLSSTLQKLYMWESKLLEEVKAEEKMRVLYDQKREELRHLIDRGAEAHKLEESQTYIRKLSTRIRIAIQVVDSISKKISQLRDEELWPQICELVQGFMRMWGTMLECHQTQWQAISEAKSLDSIISGGKLSDAHVEATKKLELELLEWITAFSSWVSMQRSYIKALNGWLVKGLNYVPEETDDGVPPFSPGRLGAPPVFVICNYWSQSMDRVSEREVVETMLVFASSIFHLWEKHKFEQRQRLMANKDLDKTLRVMEREEQFMHKALDEQNRKLALISSQSGVPLSGPAANQELKAEIDSLQSILRQVFEAMENFTSSFAKAYEALHTRSEEEKGRFVRENVKVS; from the exons ATGgcgcgccggcgccggcgccgggcCGCGTACTACAACGTGAGCTACGCCCGGAGCCAACCGGCGAACCCCTCGGTATCGTACGAGCACCGGCCCCGGAGCCCCGAGACGATCCACCGCCACTACGCCgacgccgcccccgccccctACGAGCCCTccgcttcttcttcctcctccgcttACCCTTACCACGGATACCCTTACCCTGCTCAACCTTCTTCGGATTCTTACCCTTATCCCGGCCCCTACATGAGCTACGGCGGCAatggcggtggcggtgggggTTTCGGAGGCTACTTTGGCTCCGCTTCGCCTCCACCCTACGGGCCGCCGCCGGCGGCCGCCGCTCCGCCGGCGTCCCgggctcctccgccgccgccgccgtcgccgccgaggCCCTCCACGTGGGACTTCCTCAACCCGTTCGAGGTGTACGATAGCTACTACGCGTCCTCGCCCTACACGCCGAGCCGGAGCTCGAAGGAGGTGAGGGAGGAGGAAGGGATCCCGGATCTGGAGGACGAGGAGCACGAGGTTGTCAAAGAGGCCTACGGCGACCGGAAGTCCTCGGCCTCCGTGTCGGCGCCGGAGAAGGGGGACCTCTTGGGTAAAGGAGTAATGGGGGTATCAAGCGAGGAAGGGAGGATTAGTATCGGCGAGGGGAGTAGCAGCGGTAGCAGCATCAGCTCCGGGCATGATGTTCATGTGGTGGAGAAGAGTGTGGTGGGGAATGAGGTGCAAAAGCCCGAGGATGTTCGCCGGAAAGCGACCAGAACCTACCACGACGATTCTGAGGTCGCCGAGGAGATCAAGGCGCAGTTCGAAAAGGCCTCCGAATCGGCCAACCAGCTGTCGAAGATGCTCGAAGTTGGAAAGCGACCTTATTTACAGAAGAAATCTTTGTATAAAG TATCTGTGAGAATGATTTGTGGGTTGccttctcttccctcttcttctatGAATGAGGACCTGATGCACTTTGAAGAGGACAAGGCGATGGGTTGCGGTAATCTTTCTTCGACGTTGCAAAAGCTGTATATGTGGGAAAGCAAGCTCCTTGAGGAAGTCAAG GCTGAGGAAAAAATGCGGGTACTCTATGATCAAAAGAGAGAAGAGCTGAGGCACCTTATCGACAGAGGTGCCGAGGCTCATAAGCTTGAGGAGAGTCAAACTTATATTAGGAAGTTATCCACAAGAATAAGAATAGCTATTCAGGTTGTTGACAGTATCTCGAAGAAGATCAGTCAGCTGAGGGATGAAGAATTATGGCCACAGATATGCGAGCTGGTGCAAGG GTTTATGAGGATGTGGGGGACAATGTTAGAATGCCATCAAACCCAATGGCAAGCCATATCAGAAGCCAAAAGCCTAGATTCTATTATATCTGGAGGAAAGCTCAGTGATGCTCACGTGGAAGCAACCAAGAAGCTCGAACTCGAGCTTCTTGAGTGGATCACCGCTTTCTCTTCTTGGGTGAGCATGCAGAGGAGCTACATAAAAGCCCTAAATGGCTGGCTCGTTAAAGGGCTTAATTATGTACCCGAAGAAACTGATGATGGTGTTCCTCCCTTTTCTCCCGGACGATTGGGGGCACCTCCTGTTTTTGTTATATGCAATTATTGGTCGCAAAGTATGGATAGAGTATCAGAAAGAGAGGTTGTCGAGACCATGCTGGTTTTTGCAAGTAGCATATTTCACCTATGGGAAAAGCACAAGTTTGAGCAGAGGCAGAGGTTGATGGCAAATAAAGATTTGGATAagaccctcagagtgatggagaGGGAGGAGCAATTCATGCATAAAGCTTTGGATGAACAAAACAGAAAATTAGCATTAATCTCGAGCCAGAGTGGTGTTCCGTTATCTGGGCCGGCGGCGAATCAGGAGTTGAAGGCTGAGATTGACAGTTTGCAGTCAATTTTGAGGCAAGTTTTTGAAGCGATGGAGAACTTCACTtctagttttgcaaaagcttatGAGGCACTACATACAAGGTCTGAAGAGGAAAAGGGGAGATTCGTCAGAGAGAATGTGAAAGTTTCATAA
- the LOC109712388 gene encoding uncharacterized protein ycf39 isoform X1: MASRLASSSSSPPQLASPPLLLRRRPAGAGAAAALSWSSSLAPPMAAAGAEVGDALAASRSSPCPAPGRTCLRLAVICNAQTVVSTSISQGTPVRPTSILVVGATGTLGRQVVRRALDEGYDVRCLVRPRPAPADFLRDWGAIVVNGDLSKPETIPATLVGIHTVIDCATGRPEEPIRTVDWEGKVALIQCAKAMGIQKYVFYSIHNCDKHPEVPLMEIKHCTEKFLQDSGLNYIIIRLCGFMQGIIGQYAVPILEEKSVWGTDAPTRIAYMDTQDIARLTFIAMRNQKVNKKLLSFAGPRAWTTQEVIALCERLAGQDANVTTVPVSVLKFTRQLTRFFQWTNDVADRLAFSEVLSSDTVFSVPMTETYSLLGVDQKDIATLEKYLQDYFTNILKKLKDLKAQSKQTDIYL; the protein is encoded by the exons ATGGCGTCGAggctcgcctcctcctcctcctcccctccccagCTCgcctcccctcctctcctcctccgccgccgccccgccgGCGCCGGAGCCGCCGCCGCACTCTCCTGGAGCAGCTCCCTTGCGCCACCaatggcggcggcgggggcggaggtGGGGGATGCCCTCGCCGCGTCCCGATCGTCTCCTTGCCCCGCTCCGG GGAGAACTTGTCTGCGGTTAGCGGTTATCTGTAATGCTCAGACTGTAGTTTCAACTAGTATATCGCAGGGGACTCCTGTTAGACCTACAAGCATACTGGTCGTTGGAGCTACTGGAACTTTGGGTCGGCAGGTGGTGAGAAGGGCATTAGATGAAGGCTATGATGTAAGATGCCTTGTAAGGCCTCGGCCCGCTCCTGCTGATTTTCTTCGGGATTGGGGTGCCATAGTTGTCAAT GGTGATCTCAGCAAACCGGAGACTATACCTGCAACTCTTGTTGGCATACATACAGTCATTGATTGCGCAACAGGGCGACCAGAAGAACCTATTCGGACG GTAGATTGGGAAGGAAAAGTTGCTCTAATACAGTGTGCAAAAGCTATGGGAATTCAAAAGTACGTATTCTATTCCATCCACAATTGTGATAAACATCCTGAGGTTCCCTTGATGGAGATCAAGCACTGCACAGAGAAGTTTCTTCAGGATTCTGGTCTTAACTACATCATTATTCGCTTATGTGGGTTCATGCAG GGTATAATCGGGCAGTATGCTGTGCCGATACTAGAAGAGAAGTCGGTGTGGGGAACTGATGCCCCGACTCGAATTGCTTACATGGATACCCAG GATATAGCTCGTTTGACATTTATAGCAATGCGGAATCAGAAGGTTAATAAGAAGCTTCTGTCATTTGCTGGTCCTCGTGCTTGGACTACTCAAGAG GTGATTGCTTTGTGCGAGAGACTAGCTGGGCAAGATGCGAATGTGACCACCGTTCCTGTTTCAGTCCTGAAATTCACTCGCCAATTAACTCGGTTTTTCCAGTGGACAAATGATGTAGCTGATAGACTAGCATTCTCTGAG GTTCTTTCCAGCGATACAGTATTCTCAGTTCCAATGACGGAAACTTATAGCCTCCTCGGGGTGGATCAGAAAGACATTGCGACCTTAGAGAAGTATTTACAGGACTACTTCACCAACATCTTGAAGAAACTCAAAGATCTCAAAGCGCAGTCGAAGCAAACAGATATTTATCTATGA
- the LOC109712388 gene encoding uncharacterized protein ycf39 isoform X2, protein MSMEQKLELIPEAEAEALPWRRGRTCLRLAVICNAQTVVSTSISQGTPVRPTSILVVGATGTLGRQVVRRALDEGYDVRCLVRPRPAPADFLRDWGAIVVNGDLSKPETIPATLVGIHTVIDCATGRPEEPIRTVDWEGKVALIQCAKAMGIQKYVFYSIHNCDKHPEVPLMEIKHCTEKFLQDSGLNYIIIRLCGFMQGIIGQYAVPILEEKSVWGTDAPTRIAYMDTQDIARLTFIAMRNQKVNKKLLSFAGPRAWTTQEVIALCERLAGQDANVTTVPVSVLKFTRQLTRFFQWTNDVADRLAFSEVLSSDTVFSVPMTETYSLLGVDQKDIATLEKYLQDYFTNILKKLKDLKAQSKQTDIYL, encoded by the exons ATGTCGATGGAGCAAAAGCTCGAGCTTATTCCAGAAGCCGAAGCCGAAGCTCTCCCATGGCGTCGAg GGAGAACTTGTCTGCGGTTAGCGGTTATCTGTAATGCTCAGACTGTAGTTTCAACTAGTATATCGCAGGGGACTCCTGTTAGACCTACAAGCATACTGGTCGTTGGAGCTACTGGAACTTTGGGTCGGCAGGTGGTGAGAAGGGCATTAGATGAAGGCTATGATGTAAGATGCCTTGTAAGGCCTCGGCCCGCTCCTGCTGATTTTCTTCGGGATTGGGGTGCCATAGTTGTCAAT GGTGATCTCAGCAAACCGGAGACTATACCTGCAACTCTTGTTGGCATACATACAGTCATTGATTGCGCAACAGGGCGACCAGAAGAACCTATTCGGACG GTAGATTGGGAAGGAAAAGTTGCTCTAATACAGTGTGCAAAAGCTATGGGAATTCAAAAGTACGTATTCTATTCCATCCACAATTGTGATAAACATCCTGAGGTTCCCTTGATGGAGATCAAGCACTGCACAGAGAAGTTTCTTCAGGATTCTGGTCTTAACTACATCATTATTCGCTTATGTGGGTTCATGCAG GGTATAATCGGGCAGTATGCTGTGCCGATACTAGAAGAGAAGTCGGTGTGGGGAACTGATGCCCCGACTCGAATTGCTTACATGGATACCCAG GATATAGCTCGTTTGACATTTATAGCAATGCGGAATCAGAAGGTTAATAAGAAGCTTCTGTCATTTGCTGGTCCTCGTGCTTGGACTACTCAAGAG GTGATTGCTTTGTGCGAGAGACTAGCTGGGCAAGATGCGAATGTGACCACCGTTCCTGTTTCAGTCCTGAAATTCACTCGCCAATTAACTCGGTTTTTCCAGTGGACAAATGATGTAGCTGATAGACTAGCATTCTCTGAG GTTCTTTCCAGCGATACAGTATTCTCAGTTCCAATGACGGAAACTTATAGCCTCCTCGGGGTGGATCAGAAAGACATTGCGACCTTAGAGAAGTATTTACAGGACTACTTCACCAACATCTTGAAGAAACTCAAAGATCTCAAAGCGCAGTCGAAGCAAACAGATATTTATCTATGA